A genomic stretch from Thermomonospora umbrina includes:
- a CDS encoding sulfotransferase family protein → MRSPNDRPIFVVGCPRSGTTLLQLMLHRHPRIAIPPETRFLIPAYESRAEFGDLADPANRERLARWIVGRRRTRFDDLGLDAEEVVEEIVAGPGTLGSALGIVFRAYSRRFGKDRWGDKRPGYFQNIPVLVRLFPDAQIVHLIRDGRDCVASLKEMPWYKQDSYHALATWIEAVRAGRRAARVLGPDSYHEIRYEDLIADPEARLTGLCRFLDVEYHEEMAEPSGVASEAVPSRKSWHHRTHEKVSASRSGTWEQRLEPWEIALCEAEAGPYLRSLGYEPSEARRPSAAERARFRSVATRRTLAARKRHLRDRWQRLHEPSPVAALLTSGQREAVERD, encoded by the coding sequence ATGCGTTCGCCGAATGACCGTCCGATCTTCGTCGTGGGCTGTCCCCGCTCGGGGACGACGCTCCTGCAGCTCATGCTGCACCGGCACCCGCGGATCGCCATCCCGCCGGAGACCCGGTTCCTCATCCCGGCGTACGAGTCCCGCGCGGAGTTCGGCGATCTGGCCGACCCGGCCAATCGGGAGCGGCTGGCCCGCTGGATCGTGGGGCGGAGACGGACCAGGTTCGACGACCTCGGGCTGGACGCCGAGGAGGTCGTCGAGGAGATCGTCGCGGGCCCCGGCACGCTGGGCTCGGCGCTGGGCATCGTGTTCCGCGCCTACTCCCGCAGGTTCGGCAAGGACCGGTGGGGCGACAAGCGGCCGGGCTACTTCCAGAACATCCCGGTGCTGGTCAGGCTGTTCCCCGACGCCCAGATCGTGCACCTGATCCGGGACGGGCGCGACTGCGTGGCCTCCCTCAAGGAGATGCCCTGGTACAAGCAGGACTCGTACCACGCGCTGGCCACCTGGATCGAGGCGGTGCGGGCGGGCCGGCGCGCGGCGCGCGTGCTCGGGCCCGACTCGTACCACGAGATCCGCTACGAGGACCTGATCGCCGACCCGGAGGCGCGGCTCACGGGCCTGTGCCGGTTCCTGGACGTCGAGTACCACGAGGAGATGGCCGAGCCGTCGGGTGTGGCGTCCGAGGCCGTCCCCAGCCGCAAGTCCTGGCACCACCGGACCCACGAGAAGGTCAGCGCGTCCCGTTCCGGGACGTGGGAACAGCGGCTGGAGCCCTGGGAGATCGCCCTGTGCGAGGCGGAGGCGGGCCCGTACCTGCGTTCACTGGGGTACGAGCCGTCGGAGGCGCGCCGGCCGTCGGCGGCCGAGCGCGCCAGGTTCCGGTCGGTGGCGACCAGGCGCACCCTCGCCGCCCGCAAGCGGCACCTGCGCGACCGCTGGCAGCGGCTGCACGAGCCGTCGCCGGTGGCGGCGCTGCTCACCTCGGGCCAGCGCGAGGCGGTCGAGCGGGACTGA
- a CDS encoding STAS domain-containing protein, with protein sequence MADIAVDMVVVEHPRHTVALLCGEIDCHTAPDAYTRLMELVALARRPLVIDMGGIVFCDGSGLRAFSSLAQECGRRGLPLALVGLRPYLEGLFRAFGLHERIPLCATHQDALWCLLPLSDTEIAAWPTD encoded by the coding sequence ATGGCAGACATCGCCGTCGACATGGTCGTCGTGGAGCATCCGCGCCATACCGTGGCGCTGCTCTGCGGCGAGATCGACTGCCACACCGCGCCGGACGCGTACACGCGGCTGATGGAGCTGGTCGCCCTGGCGCGCCGGCCGCTGGTCATCGACATGGGCGGGATCGTGTTCTGCGACGGCAGCGGGCTGCGGGCGTTCTCGAGCCTCGCGCAGGAGTGCGGGCGGCGCGGGCTCCCGCTGGCGTTGGTGGGTCTGCGCCCCTACCTGGAGGGGCTGTTCCGCGCCTTCGGGCTGCACGAGCGGATCCCGCTGTGCGCCACCCACCAGGACGCCCTGTGGTGCCTGCTCCCCCTCAGCGACACGGAGATCGCGGCCTGGCCGACCGACTGA
- a CDS encoding cytochrome P450 → MTRHRTVGEERVRETSVPDTVRLGGTLLVPWPGRGRGHGRSRAVAWALRLGADRHAVRLMDRLRRRYGPGPLKVRLPGRGAVLLLSPRDVRHVLDARPGLFPPSVGDSAHPRPHGTALPVGAEDWADRRRVDEEVLDSHQKLHRFGGRYMLVAQEETSGLLDLIGSKGGLDWTDYASAHGRVVRHIVLGEAARDDQMLTALLDRLGVAASPLRPRGRLAVRDTYLRRLRMYIERADPGSLAGALARTPSPPGADPLGQVTQWLAGFDGAGVVAYRTLALLAVHPDGLARVHAELSGLPGSSPPSPVSVPYLRACVLESARLWPVAPVILREATADTHWGERTLPAGSVFAIVGSFFGRDRRTVPYADHFMPEAWLDGRAAADGAIVPFGGGAGRCPGENLALLTATTFLADLLRDHAPRLLRPATLHARRPLPYGLDPATIRFRFDPVR, encoded by the coding sequence ATGACGCGGCACCGGACGGTCGGGGAGGAACGGGTGCGGGAGACCTCGGTGCCCGACACCGTGCGCTTGGGCGGCACGCTCCTGGTCCCGTGGCCGGGGCGGGGACGGGGGCACGGGCGCTCGCGCGCGGTCGCCTGGGCCCTCCGGCTGGGCGCCGATCGCCATGCCGTCCGGCTGATGGACCGGCTCCGCCGCCGCTACGGCCCGGGGCCGTTGAAGGTGAGGCTTCCCGGGCGGGGCGCGGTGCTGCTCCTTTCGCCCCGGGACGTGCGCCATGTCCTCGACGCCCGGCCGGGCCTGTTCCCCCCCTCGGTGGGGGACTCCGCGCACCCACGGCCCCACGGCACGGCGCTCCCGGTCGGGGCGGAGGACTGGGCGGACCGTCGCCGCGTCGACGAAGAGGTGCTGGACTCGCACCAGAAGCTCCACCGGTTCGGCGGCCGGTACATGCTCGTCGCGCAGGAGGAGACTTCGGGGCTCCTCGACCTGATCGGGTCCAAGGGCGGTCTGGACTGGACCGACTACGCGTCGGCCCATGGGAGGGTCGTGCGCCATATCGTGCTCGGCGAGGCCGCCCGCGACGACCAGATGCTCACCGCCCTGCTCGACCGTCTCGGCGTCGCCGCCAGTCCGCTGCGGCCGCGCGGGCGGCTCGCCGTGCGCGACACCTACCTGCGGCGCCTGCGGATGTACATCGAGCGCGCCGACCCGGGGAGCCTCGCCGGGGCCCTCGCCCGGACGCCGAGCCCGCCGGGCGCGGACCCCCTGGGACAGGTCACGCAGTGGCTGGCCGGCTTCGACGGCGCGGGCGTCGTCGCCTACCGCACGCTCGCGCTGCTGGCCGTCCACCCCGACGGCCTCGCCCGCGTCCACGCCGAACTCTCCGGGCTGCCCGGCTCGTCGCCGCCCAGCCCCGTCTCCGTGCCGTACCTGCGCGCGTGCGTGCTGGAGTCGGCGCGGCTGTGGCCCGTCGCGCCGGTCATCCTGCGGGAGGCGACCGCGGACACGCATTGGGGCGAGAGGACGCTGCCCGCGGGGTCGGTCTTCGCCATCGTGGGCTCCTTCTTCGGCCGCGATCGCCGAACGGTGCCCTACGCCGACCACTTCATGCCCGAGGCGTGGCTCGACGGCCGTGCGGCCGCCGACGGGGCGATCGTCCCCTTCGGGGGCGGCGCGGGACGCTGCCCGGGCGAGAACCTGGCGCTGCTGACCGCCACGACGTTCCTGGCCGACCTGCTGCGCGATCACGCCCCCCGTCTGCTGCGTCCCGCGACCCTGCATGCTCGACGTCCGCTGCCGTACGGCCTGGATCCGGCGACGATCCGGTTCCGCTTCGACCCGGTGCGCTGA
- a CDS encoding aminotransferase class V-fold PLP-dependent enzyme translates to MTTSFAAFPGSDPAYTATGRLDELRAAEYGYLDEQDHVYLDYTGSGIPARAQLRAHAERLTGDCFGNPHSENPTSSAATALVERTRTAVLEHFNADPAEYAVIFTPNATGACRLVGEAYPFRRGTRLVLTADNHNSVNGIREFARAAGAQVRYVPLRRPDLRAEESEVLAALGRRRGLLVFPAQSNFTGVQHPLRWVSMARERGYDVMLDAAAFVPANRLDLSEVRPDFVPVSWYKVFGYPTGVGCLIARREALDRLRRPWFSGGTIQAVSALGRWHVMTGDESAFEDGTLNFHGIPDVGFGLDWIRDIGIDLIHRRVTALTGLMLDRLAALRHSDGRPMTLVYGPTGTAGRGGTIAFNLLDARGEIVDERVVARDTAAARISLRTGCFCNPGAGEGAFAISERALRGAARGDGLSLDAYLRVLGLPSGGAIRVSLGLVSDVRDVERLIDFLVETYRDRVPATTGLRPRERC, encoded by the coding sequence ATGACCACGTCGTTCGCAGCGTTTCCGGGCAGCGACCCGGCCTACACCGCCACCGGGAGGCTGGACGAGCTCCGCGCCGCCGAGTACGGCTACCTCGACGAGCAGGATCACGTCTACCTCGACTACACCGGCTCCGGCATCCCGGCCAGGGCCCAGCTCCGCGCCCACGCCGAGCGGCTGACCGGCGACTGCTTCGGCAACCCGCACTCGGAGAACCCCACGTCCAGCGCCGCCACCGCCCTGGTCGAGCGCACCCGGACGGCCGTCCTGGAGCACTTCAACGCCGACCCGGCCGAGTACGCGGTGATCTTCACGCCGAACGCCACCGGCGCGTGCCGGCTGGTCGGCGAGGCGTACCCGTTCCGTCGCGGCACCCGGCTGGTCCTCACCGCCGACAACCACAACTCCGTCAACGGCATCCGGGAGTTCGCCCGGGCCGCGGGGGCGCAGGTCCGCTACGTCCCGCTGCGGCGGCCCGACCTGCGGGCCGAGGAGTCGGAGGTGCTGGCCGCGCTGGGTCGGCGGCGAGGGCTGCTGGTCTTCCCGGCGCAGAGCAACTTCACCGGCGTCCAGCACCCGCTGCGGTGGGTGTCCATGGCCCGCGAGCGCGGCTACGACGTGATGCTGGACGCCGCCGCCTTCGTGCCCGCCAACCGCCTGGACCTGAGCGAGGTGCGGCCCGACTTCGTCCCGGTGAGCTGGTACAAGGTGTTCGGCTACCCGACCGGCGTGGGCTGTCTGATCGCCCGGCGGGAGGCGCTGGACCGACTGCGGCGCCCCTGGTTCTCGGGCGGCACGATCCAGGCGGTCAGCGCCCTCGGCCGGTGGCACGTGATGACCGGCGACGAGTCGGCGTTCGAGGACGGCACCCTCAACTTCCACGGCATCCCGGACGTGGGGTTCGGGCTCGACTGGATCCGGGACATCGGCATCGACCTGATCCACCGGCGGGTCACCGCCCTCACCGGGCTGATGCTCGACCGGCTCGCCGCCCTGCGGCACTCCGACGGCCGCCCCATGACCCTCGTCTACGGCCCCACCGGGACCGCCGGGCGCGGCGGGACGATCGCGTTCAACCTGCTCGACGCGCGCGGCGAGATCGTGGACGAGCGGGTCGTCGCCCGCGACACCGCCGCCGCCCGGATCTCGCTGCGCACCGGCTGCTTCTGCAACCCGGGGGCGGGCGAGGGCGCCTTCGCGATCAGCGAGCGGGCCCTGCGCGGCGCGGCACGGGGAGACGGGCTGTCCCTCGACGCGTACCTGCGGGTGCTCGGGCTTCCGAGCGGCGGCGCGATCCGGGTCTCGCTGGGCCTGGTCTCCGACGTCCGGGACGTCGAACGCCTCATCGACTTCCTCGTCGAGACGTACCGCGACCGGGTGCCCGCCACGACCGGCCTGCGGCCCCGTGAGCGCTGCTGA
- a CDS encoding ATP-binding cassette domain-containing protein, which translates to MIEVRDVGQQVAGGRRVLREVSLTIGTGRLVAIIGGSGAGKTTLLEAIAGVRPPSEGGVRYEGGRGALGYVPQDDIVHRDLPLRRTLRYAARMRLPAGTPPALAEEAVDRVLAALALDGRAGQRVGALSGGERKRASIAVELLTRPDVLFLDEPTAGLDPVAAAGLMRLLRGLADTGTTVVLTTHNPPDVKSCDEVAVLAPDGTLAFHGSPAEAREWFDVDGIEDVYARLAGEEPEHDWGLRFADSAPGAIPAAAAAGVPGIGAARQWLLLTRRNLDLLTRNRLTVAILAGSPLMVLAMFAVLFRPGAFDPGSPSPAATVMILFWVAFGGFFFGLTYGLLQICTEVPVLRRERLAGLRIGPYVLAKAAVLVPLLAMVDALMLGVLRALDRLPAADGGAYGELFVTLLLCSVAALALGLLISAAVTDPAQATMALPMLCFPQVLFVGAILPVPVMAAAGRWLSHAMSNRWAFEALGHSLRVEDLWARGASPLGPPLLASYGDTFSRPVWANWVFLVGFTGLFLIGACVVLTHRTVRPRPRSSAPIT; encoded by the coding sequence GTGATCGAGGTCCGGGATGTCGGGCAGCAGGTGGCGGGCGGGCGGCGCGTCCTTCGCGAGGTGTCGCTGACGATCGGGACCGGCCGGCTGGTGGCCATCATCGGCGGCAGCGGGGCCGGCAAGACCACCCTCCTGGAGGCCATCGCCGGAGTGCGGCCGCCGTCCGAGGGCGGGGTGCGCTACGAGGGCGGGCGCGGGGCGCTCGGGTACGTACCCCAGGACGACATCGTCCACCGGGACCTGCCGCTGCGTCGCACGCTGCGGTACGCGGCGCGGATGCGGCTCCCCGCCGGCACGCCGCCCGCGCTGGCGGAGGAGGCGGTCGACCGGGTGCTGGCGGCGCTGGCCCTCGACGGGCGCGCCGGCCAGCGGGTCGGCGCCCTGTCCGGCGGCGAGCGCAAGCGGGCCAGCATCGCGGTGGAGTTGCTGACCCGGCCCGACGTCCTCTTCCTCGACGAGCCCACCGCGGGTCTGGACCCGGTCGCGGCGGCCGGGCTGATGCGGCTGCTGCGCGGGCTGGCCGACACCGGCACCACCGTGGTCCTCACCACCCACAACCCGCCCGACGTGAAGTCGTGCGACGAGGTGGCGGTGCTCGCCCCGGACGGGACCCTGGCCTTCCACGGCTCCCCCGCCGAGGCGCGCGAGTGGTTCGACGTCGACGGCATCGAGGACGTGTACGCCCGTCTTGCCGGGGAGGAGCCCGAGCACGACTGGGGGCTCCGGTTCGCCGACTCCGCGCCCGGGGCGATCCCGGCGGCGGCCGCCGCGGGGGTGCCCGGCATCGGCGCGGCGCGACAGTGGCTGCTGCTGACCCGCCGCAACCTCGACCTGCTGACCCGCAACCGGCTGACGGTGGCGATCCTGGCCGGGTCGCCGTTGATGGTGCTGGCCATGTTCGCCGTGCTGTTCCGGCCGGGGGCGTTCGACCCCGGCTCCCCCAGCCCGGCCGCGACCGTGATGATCCTTTTCTGGGTCGCCTTCGGCGGCTTCTTCTTCGGGCTGACCTACGGGCTCCTGCAGATCTGCACGGAGGTGCCGGTGCTGCGCCGGGAGCGCCTGGCGGGGTTGCGGATCGGTCCGTACGTACTGGCCAAGGCGGCGGTGCTGGTCCCGCTGCTGGCGATGGTGGACGCGCTGATGCTGGGCGTGCTGCGGGCCCTCGACCGGCTGCCTGCCGCCGACGGGGGCGCCTACGGGGAGCTGTTCGTCACGCTGCTGCTGTGCTCGGTGGCGGCGCTGGCGCTGGGTCTGCTGATCTCGGCGGCGGTGACGGATCCCGCGCAGGCGACGATGGCCCTTCCGATGCTGTGCTTCCCGCAGGTGCTCTTCGTGGGGGCGATCCTGCCCGTGCCGGTGATGGCCGCGGCGGGCCGGTGGCTGAGCCACGCCATGTCGAATCGGTGGGCGTTCGAGGCGCTCGGCCACAGCCTGCGCGTGGAGGACCTGTGGGCGCGCGGCGCGTCGCCCCTCGGGCCGCCGCTGCTCGCGTCCTATGGCGACACGTTCTCTCGTCCCGTCTGGGCGAATTGGGTCTTTCTGGTCGGTTTTACGGGACTGTTCCTTATCGGGGCCTGCGTCGTGCTGACGCACCGGACCGTACGGCCGAGGCCCAGGTCATCGGCACCGATCACATAA